The Nitrospirota bacterium genome contains the following window.
TCAGTTTACCTATAGGCTTCACAACAAAAAACCTTATCAGGAACATAAGAACGAGTGATACAAAGAATATAGTCAGACCACCTGTAATCTTCATCATCGTAGTATTCGAGCGGATAGCCATCTCTACGTCTTCCATAGGCATAAATACACTGATTCCACCCCTTACATCACCTACTTTATAATCCTGTGCTGCATGACATTGCAGACATTCCTCCCCTATATAAAGTGGAGACATGTAACGAAATACCTTTTTCCCTTTGATACTTTCTATTTTGGAGAATTCCTTCTGTGAGTCTTTTTCAAATGCAATGAGAGCCTCCTTCTCAAAATCATCAGGTGCATTATCAGGATTAATCAGTTTAAGACTTGTTATGTGAAACCAGTATAACCCTTCTTTTGCAGCGTATTCCGAGAGCTCTCTTGTTACAAGGGCGGGGTTTCGCTTTGTATAAACCCTTCCACCCTTACCAATGATATCGGCCTTAGGAAGGTAAGGATTGCTTTTTACACCAGGGAGCTTCTCAACATAGACAACACCACCACCATGAGATGCTACCCATTTTCTCGTGATGATAATCTGTTGAAAAAGTATACGAGCCTGTTTTTCTACCTGTGAGAGTATCTGTCTTTCCTGTTTTTTTGATAACAAGTGGAATGCTGTGCAGAGTGTGATGGTTATTACAATCCCGATAGTAATAAGGAATTTAGTATTAAGACCAACGCTGAAGAATCCTTGTAGTGCCCCAGAACCTTTCTTAAGTATATCAAGCATAATCTCTATCAATTACCCCGGTGGCCAGTGCATCCTTCTGCCACCGAGGAGGTGAAGGTGGATGTGGTAAACGGACTGTCCTGCCTCAGGATTACAGTTTGTTACTATCCTGAACCCCCTTTCTGCAATACCTCTTTCCCTCGCAATCCTATTTGCTACAATGTAAAGATGACCGATCAGGTCTTTTTCTTCGTCTGTCAAATCAAGTAAAGTTGGGATGTGTCTCTTTGGGATTATCAGAACATGCACAGGCGCCTGAGGGTTTATGTCTTCAAAGGCATACACAAGATCATCCTCATAGACCTTTCTACCTTTTCTCTCCCCAGAAATTATCTTACAGAATACACAGTCCATAAAAACTTAGAAGCTTGATCAAACACTACATTTTTAAATTTAGCTAATTATCAAATTGTTTTAACTGAGAATTCCCTGTGGTCTTGCCCCAGGGTTACCTTATTTCTGTCATTCCGCACTTGATGCGGAATCCAGTCTTTTTTCTCTGGATTCCTGCTTTCGCAGGAATGACAACAAATGGGATTAACTTGTTTAGATACCCTGCGGTTTTACCCTAGGGTCATTCATCATCATTCAGGTAATTTTTCTTTTTTTATATTCAATAAGTCTTTCACGAAATTAATTTTCTCCTCTTCGATTAAGAGACCTTCCTTGTTTTTCTCCATGAAATTATTGTATAGTTTTTCAATCGTTATATTGTCCTTTTCGATTCTAAATTTATAGGGAGGTGATTGACCACAACCACAAATCCCATCAATTATAAGATCTCTTGAAAATGGAGGAGCAAGCTGTAAAAACATAATAAAAGGTTGAATTTGAGATTCTGGAGGTAATCGAATATCTGGTTTACTAATTAGACTTATTTGTCTCCCAAATGAAAATCGTCCCGTCCAATCATCTGGGTTGGGTACCTCAAACCATAAATCACAATTATCGCCGGGGGTTGAAATTGCCATTGCATTCATAAACAAATCACTCGCGATTCCAGGCCCTTGACTTCCAATCATAAAACCTACCGTTATTTTTATCTTTTTTTTAAATTGTTCCATAATTAGTTCTGCAGACGTTAC
Protein-coding sequences here:
- a CDS encoding histidine triad nucleotide-binding protein → MDCVFCKIISGERKGRKVYEDDLVYAFEDINPQAPVHVLIIPKRHIPTLLDLTDEEKDLIGHLYIVANRIARERGIAERGFRIVTNCNPEAGQSVYHIHLHLLGGRRMHWPPG